The DNA region TCGGCGGCGTCGGCCGCCGCCAGGGCTTCAAGGGCGTGGGGGTGGTTGGTCACGGGTGGACCTCCTGGGGAGTGGTGCCACCCGCACAAGCTAGATCGGTGGGATCGGGCCGTCAACAGTTTGTTGAACGCTTGGTGGTTACGTTTCGCGACGGCCCTGGTCGCGCGGTGTTTCGTGTGTGATGCGACAAGTGCGCCCCGCCGGGCGCCGGGTCAGACTGGCCCGGTCGGCGGGGCGCACCCGTGCACGCGGACTCAGCCGGACTTCGATCCGTCCTGGCGGTTGAGGTAGTTGTACACGGTGAAGCGGCTCACGCCGAGTGCCGCGGCGACCGTCTCCACGCCGTGTCGGACGGTGAAGGCGCCGCGCTCCTCCAGGAGGGCGACGACGCGCTGCTTCTCCCCGCGGTCCAGCTCGGCCAGTGGCCGGCCGTCGAACTGGCGGGTCATCTCGGCCAGCAGGCGGTCCAGCGCACTGCTCAGGTGGGGCAGTCGGACGGCCATCGCCGGGGCACCCTCCCACTCCAGGACGACGTCCTCGGGCTTCGCCTCGCCCAGCGGCAGGGGCGTCGCGCCGACCGCGTCCAGCAGCGGCTTCATCGCCGTCGCGAGCGGGTGTTCCACGTGCTCGGTCACGGCGTACCGCCCTCCTCGGGCGCACCGGTGCCGGTCCCGTCGGTCCCGCCGCTCTCGCCGAGCACGCTGACCTGGACCGATATCCGGGTCGCGCCGGCGTCCAGGCTCTCCCGCAGCAGCCGGGTCACGGCGGCCAGGACCTGGTCGGCCCCGCCCTCCGCGCCGGTGCCGAACGGGCCCACCGTGACGGCCAGGCCGGTCTCGTCGACCGCCCTCCGGGCCGCCGCGGCGTGCTCCGGGAACGTGTCCAGTTCGAACGGTTCTGTCGTGAACTCCACCATCAATCGCACCCGCTCACTGTAGCGAGCGGCGGCCGCGGCGGTCAGTGGCCGGTTCGGGCCGGTCTGTGCGGGGCCGCCACTCCGGCGGATAGTTCAACAATTTGTTGCAGATGCCTTGACAGTCGTTCGGGATGCCGGAGATGCTTCCACCAGACAGAATCCCTCTTCCGGATCGTGGAAGTTGAGGATGACGGAAGAGAGATACGAGGTGATGGACGTGACCGCCGCTTCCCGGCACCGCTTCACGGTCAACCTGTCGATCCTGTTCGGCGAACTCCCGCTGCTGGAGCGCCCCGCCGCGGCCGCGGCCGCCGGCTTCACCGCCGCCGAGCTGTGGTGGCCGTTCGGCGCGGAGCACAGCCCGGCCGAGGCCGAGCTGGACGCGCTCCGCAGGGCCTTCACCGACGCCGGCGTGCGGCTCACCGGTCTCAACTTCCTCGACGACCTCGGCAAGGGGGCGCGCGGCACCGTCTCGGTGCCGTCCGAGAGGGAGCGCTTCCGGGCCAACGTCCCCGTCACCGCCGCCCTCGCCGCCTCCCTCGGCACCCCGGCGCTCAACGCCCTCTACGGCAACCGCGTCGCCGGGGTCGACCCGGCCGAGCAGGACGCCCTCGCGCTGGAGAACCTCGCCCTCGCCGCCCGGGCCGCCCACGGGGTCGGCGCGGTCCTGCTGGTCGAGGCGCTGAACCGGCCGGAGTCGCCGGACTACCCGCTGGTGACCGCCGCCGCCGCGGTCGAGGTGGTCGACAAGGTCAACGCCGCCACCGGCCTGGGCAACGCGAGGTTCCTCTGCGACCTCTACCACCTGGCCCGCAACGGCGAGGACCCGGCGGCCGTCATCGACGCGTACGCCGACCGGATCGGCCACGTGCAGATCGCCGACACCCCGGGCCGCAACGAGCCCGGCACCGGCGGCCTGGACTTCGAGGACCTGTTCGCCCGGCTCACCGCCGCCGGCTACACCGGCCGGATCGGTCTTGAGTACCGCCCGTCCACCGGCGTCAGTGCCGACAGCTTCGGGTGGCTCCCGCGCGAGCACCGCGCCGCCTGAGGCCCGGGCGCCGCGCCCCCGGGTCCGGCGTGCACCGCGCCGCCCGGGGCCGGCGCGCCCCGGCCACCCACCCCACCCTCCACGCTCCACGTACAGACGGAAGGAACGACGCGATGAGCCGCAAGATCGCCTTCATCGGCCTCGGCATCATGGGCAGCCCGATGGCCGCCAACCTGGTCAGGGCCGGCCACCACGTCACCGGCTACAACCTCACCCGGCCGCAGATCGACGCCCTGGTCGCGGCCGGCGGCCACGGTGCGACCAGCATCGCGGACGCGGTGAAGGACGCCGAGGTCGTGATCACCATGGTCCCGGCCGACCCGCACGTCGAACAGGCCGTCCTCGGTGAGGGCGGCGTGCTGGAGAACGTCCGGCCCGGCACGCTCGTCATCGACATGTCGAGCATCACCCCGCAGACCTCGATCAAGGTCGAGGCGGCCGCCCGGGAGAAGGGCGTCCGCGCCCTGGACGCCCCGGTCTCCGGCGGTGAGGCGGGCGCGGTCGAGGCCGTGCTGTCGATCATGGTCGGCGGCGCCGCCGAGGACTTCGCCGAGGCCAAGCCGCTGTTCGACGCGCTCGGCACCACGGTCGTCCACGTCGGCCCGGCCGGTGCGGGCCAGACCGTCAAGGCGGCCAACCAGCTGATCGTCGCCGTCAACATCCAGGTCCTGGCGGAGGCGGTGGTCTTCCTGGAGAACGCCGGTGTCGACCTCGGTGCCGCGCTGGACGTGCTCGGCGGCGGGCTGGCCGGTTCGACCGTGCTGAACCGCAAGAAGGCCAACATGCTGGACCGCGAGTTCGCCCCGGGCTTCCGGATCGACCTGCACCACAAGGACATGGGCATCGTCACCGACGCCGCCCGGGCCGTCGGCGCCGCCCTGCCGGTCGGCGCGGTGGTCGCCCAGCTGGTCGCCTCCGCCCGCGCCAACGGCGACGGCTCCCTCGACCACTCGGCGCTGCTGCGCGGCGTCGAGCGGCTCTCCGGCCGCGAGGTGAAGTAGCCCTCCCGGCACCCCGACTCCTCCCGGTGGCGTGTACCTATCCGGTCGTGCCCGCGCCACCGGGAGGCCGTACCGGCAGGTGGCGGCGTCGGCAGGCCGTCATCCGCAGGCCGTCATCCGCAGGCCGGCGACGGCCGCCGACCGCCACCCGCCCGTCGCCCCGGCCGCGCCCGCGCCGCCGCCGGGACGCCGCCCAG from Kitasatospora sp. NBC_00458 includes:
- a CDS encoding thiamine-binding protein is translated as MVEFTTEPFELDTFPEHAAAARRAVDETGLAVTVGPFGTGAEGGADQVLAAVTRLLRESLDAGATRISVQVSVLGESGGTDGTGTGAPEEGGTP
- a CDS encoding helix-turn-helix domain-containing protein, translating into MTEHVEHPLATAMKPLLDAVGATPLPLGEAKPEDVVLEWEGAPAMAVRLPHLSSALDRLLAEMTRQFDGRPLAELDRGEKQRVVALLEERGAFTVRHGVETVAAALGVSRFTVYNYLNRQDGSKSG
- a CDS encoding 2-hydroxy-3-oxopropionate reductase — translated: MSRKIAFIGLGIMGSPMAANLVRAGHHVTGYNLTRPQIDALVAAGGHGATSIADAVKDAEVVITMVPADPHVEQAVLGEGGVLENVRPGTLVIDMSSITPQTSIKVEAAAREKGVRALDAPVSGGEAGAVEAVLSIMVGGAAEDFAEAKPLFDALGTTVVHVGPAGAGQTVKAANQLIVAVNIQVLAEAVVFLENAGVDLGAALDVLGGGLAGSTVLNRKKANMLDREFAPGFRIDLHHKDMGIVTDAARAVGAALPVGAVVAQLVASARANGDGSLDHSALLRGVERLSGREVK
- a CDS encoding TIM barrel protein codes for the protein MTEERYEVMDVTAASRHRFTVNLSILFGELPLLERPAAAAAAGFTAAELWWPFGAEHSPAEAELDALRRAFTDAGVRLTGLNFLDDLGKGARGTVSVPSERERFRANVPVTAALAASLGTPALNALYGNRVAGVDPAEQDALALENLALAARAAHGVGAVLLVEALNRPESPDYPLVTAAAAVEVVDKVNAATGLGNARFLCDLYHLARNGEDPAAVIDAYADRIGHVQIADTPGRNEPGTGGLDFEDLFARLTAAGYTGRIGLEYRPSTGVSADSFGWLPREHRAA